The Verrucomicrobium spinosum DSM 4136 = JCM 18804 genome includes a region encoding these proteins:
- a CDS encoding c-type cytochrome domain-containing protein, which translates to MKFILPAALVALPAAAVHAVDFKRDIQPILKAECYKCHSEESGKEKGGFVFDNLERFAKDIGPGRTIEPGNLKESHFYTTLVVELDDDAHMPPKKNLAEANIAKIKQWIEEGASLDGSKKPAAPSTAAAMPPPAAIQNWTNTEGRIIQATMLKLDGENVVLRMANGQVYNYPLSKLSPESQAQAKAGLK; encoded by the coding sequence ATGAAATTCATTTTGCCTGCCGCCCTCGTCGCTCTCCCCGCCGCTGCCGTCCATGCGGTGGACTTCAAGCGTGACATCCAGCCCATCTTGAAAGCCGAATGTTACAAGTGCCACTCTGAGGAGTCGGGCAAGGAAAAGGGGGGATTCGTCTTCGACAATCTGGAGCGTTTTGCCAAGGACATTGGGCCTGGCCGCACCATTGAGCCCGGCAACCTGAAGGAGAGCCACTTCTACACGACGCTGGTGGTGGAGCTGGATGACGATGCCCACATGCCACCCAAGAAAAATCTGGCGGAGGCGAACATCGCCAAAATCAAACAGTGGATTGAAGAAGGGGCCTCTCTGGATGGCAGCAAAAAGCCTGCCGCACCTTCGACGGCGGCAGCCATGCCTCCACCTGCGGCGATCCAAAACTGGACCAATACCGAAGGCCGGATCATTCAAGCGACCATGCTCAAGCTGGACGGCGAGAACGTCGTGCTCCGCATGGCCAACGGGCAGGTGTACAACTACCCTCTCAGCAAGCTTTCCCCGGAAAGTCAGGCTCAGGCCAAGGCCGGGTTGAAGTAA